A part of Oceaniferula flava genomic DNA contains:
- a CDS encoding REP-associated tyrosine transposase produces the protein MKPVRKKLSHETPFWVSGVFPECFFITVCTRPRGVNQLANKVIWNGLVETVQVRNERKIWDCRLLLAMPDHLHALILFEGEKRMVDVIKDWKRWTARTLKLNWQNGFFDHRLRNQDSAEQKRDYILENPVRAGLCTRPEDWPYVQIW, from the coding sequence ATGAAACCCGTGCGGAAAAAGCTCAGCCATGAGACACCATTCTGGGTATCGGGTGTCTTTCCTGAGTGTTTTTTTATCACCGTTTGCACCCGACCACGAGGTGTCAACCAGTTGGCGAACAAGGTGATTTGGAATGGATTGGTCGAGACCGTTCAGGTTCGGAATGAACGTAAGATTTGGGACTGTCGATTGCTGTTAGCCATGCCCGATCACCTGCATGCGCTGATTTTGTTTGAAGGTGAGAAACGGATGGTCGATGTCATCAAAGACTGGAAGCGGTGGACGGCGAGAACATTGAAACTTAACTGGCAAAATGGTTTCTTCGATCATCGCTTGCGCAATCAGGATTCCGCCGAACAAAAACGAGATTATATTCTCGAGAACCCCGTCCGAGCAGGCCTGTGCACCCGTCCAGAAGATTGGCCCTACGTGCAGATCTGGTAG
- the ahcY gene encoding adenosylhomocysteinase, with protein MSTTTLEKTADYKVADISLADFGRKEIDIAEHEMPGLMQTRAKYGPEKPLQGVRIMGSLHMTIQTAVLIETLVDLGADVRWVSCNIFSTQDHAAAAIAKSGVPVFAWKGETLEEYWWCTWQALQFPNEGGEPLGPELIVDDGGDATLLIHKGYEMENGSDWVNQPAGSDEEQVIKNLLKKIGAEQPGVFATIVKDWKGVSEETTTGVHRLYEMAKNGTLLVPAINVNDSVTKSKFDNLYGCRESLVDGIKRATDVMISGKVAVVCGYGDVGKGCAQALRGQGAQVVVTEVDPICALQAAMEGYRVLTVEDTLGWGDIYVTTTGNYDIIRFEHMEKMKDQAIVCNIGHFDNEIQMAQLDKAEGVTKLNIKPQVDKYTFPTGNSLYMLAEGRLVNLGCATGHPSFVMSNSFANQTLAQIDLWKNKDTYKAGEVKVLPKHLDEEVARLHLEKIGCKLTKLTEEQAAYIGVSPEGPYKPEHYRY; from the coding sequence ATGAGCACTACAACACTAGAAAAAACAGCCGACTACAAAGTCGCCGACATCTCCCTCGCCGACTTCGGTCGTAAGGAAATCGACATCGCAGAGCACGAAATGCCCGGTCTGATGCAGACCCGCGCCAAGTATGGTCCGGAAAAACCACTGCAAGGCGTCCGCATCATGGGCTCCCTGCACATGACCATCCAGACCGCCGTCCTCATCGAGACCCTCGTGGACCTCGGAGCCGACGTTCGCTGGGTATCCTGCAACATCTTCTCCACCCAGGACCACGCCGCAGCAGCCATCGCCAAGTCCGGCGTGCCTGTGTTCGCTTGGAAAGGCGAGACCCTCGAGGAATACTGGTGGTGCACATGGCAGGCGCTTCAGTTCCCGAACGAAGGAGGCGAGCCTCTTGGCCCCGAGCTCATCGTGGACGACGGCGGAGACGCCACTCTTTTGATCCACAAAGGATACGAAATGGAAAACGGCTCCGACTGGGTCAACCAACCTGCCGGCAGCGATGAAGAGCAGGTCATCAAAAACCTTCTCAAGAAAATCGGCGCCGAGCAGCCTGGCGTATTTGCAACCATCGTTAAGGACTGGAAGGGTGTTTCCGAGGAAACCACCACCGGTGTGCACCGTCTCTACGAGATGGCCAAGAACGGCACTCTGTTAGTTCCTGCGATCAACGTCAACGACTCCGTCACCAAGTCCAAGTTCGATAACCTCTACGGTTGTCGTGAGTCTCTCGTCGATGGCATCAAGCGTGCCACCGACGTCATGATCTCCGGCAAGGTCGCCGTGGTCTGCGGTTACGGCGACGTCGGCAAAGGCTGCGCCCAGGCCCTCCGCGGTCAAGGTGCCCAAGTTGTGGTCACTGAAGTCGATCCCATCTGTGCGCTGCAAGCCGCCATGGAAGGCTACCGCGTGCTCACCGTCGAAGACACCCTCGGCTGGGGCGACATTTATGTCACCACCACCGGCAACTACGACATCATCCGCTTCGAGCACATGGAGAAGATGAAGGACCAGGCGATCGTCTGTAACATCGGTCACTTCGATAACGAGATCCAGATGGCTCAGCTCGATAAAGCTGAAGGCGTCACCAAGCTCAACATCAAGCCACAGGTGGACAAATACACGTTCCCAACAGGCAACAGTCTCTACATGCTGGCCGAAGGTCGTCTCGTCAACCTCGGCTGCGCTACTGGTCACCCAAGCTTCGTCATGTCGAACTCGTTCGCCAACCAGACGCTCGCCCAGATCGATCTTTGGAAAAACAAAGACACCTATAAGGCAGGTGAAGTGAAAGTGCTGCCAAAACACCTCGACGAAGAAGTCGCCCGACTCCATCTCGAGAAAATCGGCTGCAAGCTCACCAAACTCACCGAAGAGCAAGCCGCCTACATCGGCGTCAGCCCCGAAGGCCCTTACAAGCCTGAGCACTACAGGTATTAA
- a CDS encoding VF530 family protein gives MSNDPLHGITLERMLTELVDEYGWDDLAFRIRINCFKNDPSIKSSLKFLRRTDWARNKVEILYKQFLGLKDPERRI, from the coding sequence ATGAGCAACGACCCGCTGCACGGCATCACCCTCGAACGTATGTTAACGGAGTTAGTGGACGAGTATGGCTGGGACGATCTCGCCTTTAGGATTCGGATCAACTGTTTCAAAAACGACCCCAGCATCAAATCCAGCCTCAAGTTCCTACGCCGCACCGACTGGGCAAGGAACAAGGTGGAAATCCTCTACAAACAATTCCTAGGCCTCAAAGACCCCGAGCGCAGGATTTAA
- a CDS encoding HAD family hydrolase, which yields MNPASIKNIFWDVDGVLADLNYAYFHFLTGHPNYRDRYGDLKWEQLPEVLPILPEYGALELKTHPELGAEMDRDFCADQSFFRNRPLYPGVIETLKRLNEAGYRQFTMSATFDVEAKTAYLNEVLAPVTDFLTIECVQHGEFMHDTAKVDRLRECYQKYQLDPGETILVDDRIYNQHAAIDSGAHPVRLRCEFTSDLPEDLAWIPEFKNVQGVADWLTAASTSQ from the coding sequence ATGAATCCAGCATCCATCAAAAACATCTTCTGGGACGTCGACGGCGTCTTGGCGGATCTGAATTACGCCTATTTCCATTTCCTCACCGGCCACCCCAACTACCGCGACCGCTATGGGGACCTGAAATGGGAGCAGCTGCCGGAGGTCCTCCCCATCTTGCCGGAGTATGGTGCGCTGGAGTTGAAGACGCATCCTGAGTTGGGCGCGGAGATGGATCGCGACTTTTGTGCCGATCAATCATTCTTCCGCAACCGACCACTCTACCCGGGGGTGATCGAAACCTTGAAACGATTGAACGAAGCGGGCTACCGCCAATTCACAATGTCGGCCACCTTCGATGTGGAAGCCAAGACCGCCTATCTCAATGAGGTCCTGGCTCCGGTGACCGATTTTCTCACCATCGAGTGCGTGCAGCACGGCGAGTTCATGCACGACACGGCGAAGGTCGACCGACTGCGTGAGTGTTATCAAAAATACCAGCTCGATCCGGGTGAAACCATCCTCGTGGACGACCGCATTTACAACCAGCACGCCGCCATCGATTCCGGCGCCCACCCCGTGCGCCTGCGCTGTGAGTTCACCAGCGATCTCCCCGAGGATCTCGCATGGATCCCCGAGTTTAAGAACGTACAAGGCGTCGCCGATTGGTTGACGGCCGCGTCTACTTCCCAGTGA
- a CDS encoding efflux RND transporter permease subunit, producing the protein MIRWFARNSYASNFLMLAILLAGIYAVMFKIPTEVTPTYQPSYIRVNIPLPGGTPNEVEQKIILPIESSLEGIAEIKAIRSDARRNSAEFTIETEDGIDMDKLRAEIESRIDSINTFPDEMERPQVRIPDTANWMEVISVVISGDMSEKDLLTAARQVRDDLTSLPGISKVDIIGGRNHEISIEVNRDTLHDYGLEISDLSAAIRQNSLDLSAGSINSKSSRVLLRSTNQALDRTAFEKIIVSRKNGAQITLGDIAHVRDNFDEDKKITRLNGKRCVLAEVKRLGDESALTISDMVHEYVDNAHTRFPEGVTLATWDDDSVSLRGRISTLFWNLLQGSILVFILLGVFLRLSLAFWVVVGIPISFAGGLIFMPAMDVTANIMSIFGFIIVLGIVVDDAIVTSEHIYSKLKLGMAPLEATVTGAKEIAVPVTFGVLTTVVAFIPLAFFDGWLGELAKQIPYVVIPVLLFSLIESKFILPCHLRHIKINRTGNGVITRIQRGASAGLDWFIESIYQPMLAKAVLYRYITLSIFLAVAFGCVGFVASGVMGFESIPSVDRYYISARLRMEEGSAFEQTDEQVKRIEQAAYDLRKIFTDGDDGPTLIGNIMTTTGGKPTRNGTDEREGYVLVEITPPSKRKHPGPKNQEIADAWREMVGTIQGSQSFYIRTESSGGRMMGDSTDIEIELRGHDTNEMAEVAQEIQDLLSNQEGLRRAWTSIEQEQDEFQITLLPYGRELGLTQELLARQVRRAFHGDEAQRLQRGEDSVKVVVRFPEEERESLHTLDDLRISLPNGSSVSMNQVAKITRGSSPPRIVRKDGSRIYTISTNRESRSVNINKLAEKLTPMVDDIVREHPGNSWKYEGALAETKENQNRIWVTGGLLVFVLFSLLAIPFKSITQPIFVLLAIPFGAVGAFFGHVVMDITPSFLSFFGLLALTGVVVNDSLVMVDFTNVRRREGDSPYDAVIHSGSARFRPILLTSLTTFAGLMPLIFERSIQAQFLIPMAVSLAFGIMFATFITLFLIPCAYLATEDVKNFFRKLFGMKTEPQHAEE; encoded by the coding sequence ATGATCCGCTGGTTCGCCCGTAACAGCTACGCCTCCAATTTCCTGATGCTCGCCATTCTCTTGGCAGGCATCTACGCGGTCATGTTCAAGATCCCGACGGAGGTGACACCCACCTATCAGCCGTCGTATATCCGAGTCAATATCCCGCTTCCCGGCGGAACACCCAATGAGGTGGAGCAGAAGATTATTCTGCCGATTGAGTCCTCACTGGAGGGCATCGCCGAGATCAAGGCGATCCGCTCGGACGCCCGCCGTAACAGTGCGGAATTCACCATCGAGACCGAAGATGGTATCGATATGGACAAGCTCCGCGCGGAGATCGAGTCGCGTATCGATAGCATCAATACCTTCCCGGACGAGATGGAACGCCCCCAGGTGCGCATCCCAGATACCGCCAACTGGATGGAGGTCATCTCCGTGGTGATCTCTGGTGACATGTCGGAAAAAGACCTCCTAACAGCCGCCCGCCAAGTCCGCGATGATCTCACTTCGCTACCGGGAATTTCCAAAGTGGATATCATCGGCGGCCGCAACCATGAGATCTCCATCGAGGTGAACCGTGATACCCTTCACGATTACGGCTTGGAAATCAGCGACCTCTCCGCAGCCATTCGCCAAAACTCGCTCGACCTCTCCGCAGGTTCGATCAACTCGAAATCCAGCCGCGTGCTGCTGCGCTCGACGAATCAGGCGCTCGATCGCACCGCCTTTGAAAAGATCATCGTTTCCCGAAAAAATGGTGCCCAGATCACCCTCGGAGACATCGCCCATGTGCGCGACAACTTTGACGAAGATAAAAAAATCACCCGTCTCAATGGCAAGCGCTGCGTGCTAGCCGAGGTGAAACGTCTCGGCGATGAAAGCGCTCTCACCATTTCTGACATGGTCCATGAATACGTGGACAACGCCCACACACGCTTCCCTGAAGGAGTCACCTTGGCCACTTGGGATGATGATTCCGTTAGCCTGCGAGGCCGCATTTCCACTCTCTTCTGGAACTTACTGCAGGGCAGTATCCTGGTATTCATTCTGCTCGGTGTGTTCCTTCGCTTGTCACTCGCCTTCTGGGTGGTGGTCGGCATCCCCATCAGTTTCGCCGGTGGCCTGATCTTCATGCCTGCCATGGATGTCACCGCTAACATCATGAGCATCTTCGGCTTCATCATCGTGCTCGGTATTGTGGTGGATGATGCTATTGTCACCAGTGAACACATCTATTCCAAACTGAAGCTCGGCATGGCCCCGCTCGAGGCGACAGTCACCGGAGCGAAGGAAATTGCGGTGCCGGTCACCTTCGGGGTGCTCACCACCGTCGTAGCCTTCATTCCCCTCGCCTTCTTCGATGGCTGGCTGGGAGAGCTAGCCAAGCAGATCCCCTACGTGGTCATCCCCGTGCTGCTGTTCTCACTGATCGAGTCCAAGTTCATCCTGCCCTGTCACCTCCGACACATCAAAATCAACCGCACCGGCAATGGCGTAATTACGCGAATTCAACGCGGAGCTTCCGCCGGTCTGGACTGGTTCATCGAGAGCATCTATCAGCCGATGTTAGCCAAGGCAGTGCTCTATCGCTACATCACCTTGTCGATTTTCCTGGCCGTGGCCTTTGGCTGCGTTGGCTTTGTCGCCAGCGGGGTGATGGGTTTTGAGTCCATCCCATCGGTCGATCGCTATTACATCAGCGCCCGCCTGCGCATGGAAGAAGGCAGTGCCTTCGAGCAGACAGATGAGCAAGTGAAGCGCATCGAGCAGGCAGCCTACGACCTGAGGAAAATCTTCACCGATGGTGATGACGGCCCGACCTTGATTGGCAACATCATGACCACCACCGGTGGTAAACCGACCCGCAACGGCACCGATGAGCGTGAAGGTTATGTGCTGGTGGAAATCACTCCGCCGAGTAAACGCAAACACCCTGGACCAAAAAACCAGGAAATCGCCGATGCCTGGCGTGAGATGGTAGGCACCATTCAAGGCTCACAATCTTTTTACATCCGCACCGAAAGCTCAGGCGGTCGTATGATGGGTGACAGCACCGATATCGAGATCGAACTCCGTGGCCACGATACCAATGAGATGGCCGAAGTTGCCCAAGAAATTCAAGACCTGCTGAGCAATCAGGAAGGCCTTCGCCGCGCATGGACGAGCATCGAGCAGGAGCAGGACGAATTCCAAATCACCCTGCTCCCCTACGGTCGTGAGCTCGGCCTAACCCAAGAACTTCTCGCCCGGCAGGTGCGCCGCGCATTCCACGGCGACGAAGCCCAGCGGCTACAGCGCGGTGAAGACAGCGTCAAGGTGGTGGTCCGATTCCCCGAGGAGGAACGTGAATCACTACACACCCTGGACGATCTCCGTATCAGCCTTCCCAACGGCTCCAGTGTCAGCATGAACCAGGTAGCCAAAATCACCCGGGGATCCTCCCCTCCACGGATCGTGCGCAAAGACGGCTCCCGCATTTACACCATTTCGACCAACCGCGAGAGCCGCAGTGTCAATATCAACAAGTTGGCGGAAAAGCTCACCCCGATGGTCGACGACATCGTCCGCGAGCATCCTGGCAACAGCTGGAAATACGAGGGAGCTTTGGCAGAAACTAAGGAAAACCAGAACCGCATCTGGGTCACGGGTGGACTGTTAGTCTTTGTGCTGTTCTCGCTGTTAGCCATTCCCTTCAAATCGATCACCCAGCCGATCTTCGTGCTGTTAGCTATTCCCTTTGGCGCGGTGGGTGCTTTCTTTGGTCACGTGGTCATGGACATTACCCCGTCGTTCCTCAGCTTCTTCGGTTTGCTGGCACTCACCGGTGTGGTGGTCAACGATTCGCTGGTGATGGTCGATTTCACCAACGTCAGACGCCGCGAGGGCGACTCGCCCTACGATGCCGTAATCCATTCCGGATCGGCCCGCTTCCGCCCTATCCTGCTGACCTCGCTCACCACCTTCGCAGGCTTAATGCCGTTGATTTTCGAGCGCTCCATCCAGGCTCAGTTCCTTATCCCGATGGCCGTGTCGTTGGCCTTCGGCATCATGTTTGCCACCTTCATCACCCTCTTCCTCATCCCCTGCGCCTACCTCGCTACCGAAGACGTGAAGAATTTCTTCCGCAAACTCTTCGGCATGAAAACCGAGCCTCAACACGCGGAAGAATAG
- a CDS encoding 3-keto-disaccharide hydrolase: protein MKTKNIALVLVALGFSHAIAGEIDPSQEPWLGKYQKQENAPKPEEMLLNTDPEPELKEGFENMVKDDTLNNWVLKGGESKFTAKDGVVTGVCTPGEASTYLSTKKDYSDFIFTCEMKWEVDINSGVMFRAKSGEKHAVFGPQVEMEGVESTRGWSGGIYGQSCGGYWYPLWLKAHDKARKALNKEGWNRVTIYAKGNTVKTWVNGVPAAHWVGDGTYNKGYFGLQIHHAPKGKVLWRGIKVKELTGK from the coding sequence ATGAAGACAAAAAATATCGCACTCGTTCTTGTTGCCCTGGGGTTCAGTCACGCCATTGCCGGGGAAATTGATCCCAGCCAGGAGCCGTGGTTAGGTAAATACCAGAAGCAGGAGAATGCTCCGAAGCCGGAGGAAATGCTGCTGAACACCGATCCAGAACCGGAGCTCAAAGAGGGCTTTGAGAATATGGTCAAAGACGACACCCTGAACAACTGGGTGCTCAAAGGCGGTGAGTCCAAATTCACCGCCAAGGACGGCGTGGTCACGGGCGTTTGCACTCCGGGCGAAGCCAGCACCTATCTCAGCACGAAGAAAGATTACAGTGACTTCATCTTCACCTGCGAAATGAAGTGGGAGGTGGACATCAATTCCGGTGTCATGTTCCGTGCCAAGTCCGGCGAAAAACACGCTGTCTTCGGCCCGCAGGTCGAGATGGAGGGCGTCGAAAGCACTCGTGGCTGGTCGGGCGGAATCTACGGGCAAAGCTGCGGCGGCTACTGGTATCCACTTTGGCTCAAAGCTCACGACAAAGCCCGCAAAGCGCTGAACAAGGAGGGGTGGAATCGTGTCACCATCTACGCCAAGGGCAACACGGTGAAGACCTGGGTCAACGGCGTCCCGGCAGCTCACTGGGTAGGTGATGGCACCTACAACAAAGGTTACTTCGGCCTGCAAATCCACCACGCCCCCAAAGGCAAAGTCCTCTGGCGCGGTATCAAGGTGAAGGAGCTCACTGGGAAGTAG
- a CDS encoding efflux RND transporter periplasmic adaptor subunit produces MRKIIHLVIALLVLGAGFLAFNSLKGCKTNAFSRDETAEDSKSSSRGKGNRGGSRRSGKAPSIKTKVLPLEKEDYTVEVYTQGDIRAHHNTALTAQVGGRVMKISPKFEDGAFFQKGDVLVEIDTADYLTEIESAKAQLARAESLYAQEQARAKQALLNWKDAGFDDTPSDLVLRKPQLRQTEADVTSAQAALERAERNLSRTKVKAPYNGRVRLRTVGIGQQVGSNTTLGEIFTTDIAEVRLPITTRDLEFYSPPNKPLTEHSAEAKEITLTSIVASHSTSQSWKARIIRAEGELDADSRQIFVIARIQDPFGLKADTPALYIGQPVRAAIPAHVLKDVYTVSREHLSDLNEIIVIREGKIVHLDIEPIWSTQDDIIFRDTVQPGDQLAISHLPYAPEGAPVEITPDPSKAQSDAAAQIDKPTSRPPRRR; encoded by the coding sequence ATGCGCAAAATCATCCATCTTGTTATCGCCCTGCTCGTGTTAGGTGCCGGATTTCTGGCTTTCAACTCTCTGAAAGGCTGTAAAACCAATGCCTTCAGCCGTGATGAGACGGCCGAGGACAGCAAGTCATCGTCGCGTGGCAAAGGCAACCGTGGAGGCTCCCGCCGCTCAGGCAAAGCACCATCGATCAAAACCAAGGTCCTGCCACTGGAAAAAGAAGACTATACCGTGGAGGTCTACACCCAGGGTGACATCCGCGCCCACCACAACACCGCCCTGACTGCCCAAGTAGGCGGACGTGTGATGAAAATCTCTCCCAAGTTCGAAGACGGTGCCTTTTTCCAAAAAGGAGACGTGCTGGTGGAAATTGATACTGCCGACTACTTAACCGAAATCGAGTCCGCCAAAGCACAGCTCGCACGGGCTGAATCATTATACGCTCAAGAGCAGGCTCGCGCCAAACAGGCACTACTAAACTGGAAGGACGCCGGGTTCGATGACACGCCAAGTGATCTGGTGCTGCGCAAACCACAGCTACGCCAGACCGAAGCCGACGTCACATCTGCCCAAGCCGCTCTGGAACGTGCCGAACGAAACCTGAGCCGCACCAAGGTGAAAGCACCTTATAATGGTCGGGTGCGACTTCGCACGGTCGGCATTGGCCAGCAAGTTGGATCGAACACCACGCTGGGTGAGATTTTCACCACCGATATCGCCGAGGTCCGCCTGCCCATCACCACACGCGATCTCGAGTTCTACAGCCCACCGAACAAACCACTCACAGAACACTCCGCCGAGGCGAAGGAAATCACGCTCACCTCAATCGTGGCATCCCACTCCACCAGCCAGTCATGGAAAGCCCGCATCATCCGCGCCGAGGGTGAGCTGGACGCCGACTCTCGACAGATCTTCGTCATCGCCCGCATCCAGGATCCATTTGGTCTAAAGGCGGACACGCCAGCACTCTACATCGGGCAGCCGGTTCGGGCAGCCATCCCCGCGCATGTGCTCAAGGACGTTTACACCGTGTCACGCGAGCACCTCAGCGATCTCAATGAAATCATCGTCATCCGTGAGGGCAAGATCGTCCACCTGGATATCGAGCCTATTTGGTCGACCCAAGACGACATCATTTTCCGAGACACCGTCCAACCCGGCGACCAATTAGCCATCAGCCACCTCCCCTATGCCCCAGAAGGTGCTCCGGTAGAAATCACCCCCGACCCTTCCAAGGCTCAGAGTGATGCTGCTGCCCAGATCGACAAACCCACCAGCCGCCCACCTCGCAGACGATAA